From Cottoperca gobio unplaced genomic scaffold, fCotGob3.1 fCotGob3_302arrow_ctg1, whole genome shotgun sequence, one genomic window encodes:
- the sqstm1 gene encoding sequestosome-1 has product MQWFPRGKWMKRMRHCMWNQNQNQDQDQPGPSKPAADCSAPSASQANVDFLKNIGEGVAAMLSPLGIDVDIDVEHKGQRTKVTPDPQSVTPDPQSVTPDPQSVTPDPQSGTPTHQHPPPPPPFFNTGRSLGPAHFKSSSHAKQVWAPLTYYILIHVTYFPVCRDSDDEWTHLSPREVDPSTGELQSLQPEDQAPPSGQQGPTGLREAALYPHLPQEADPRLVESLSLMLSMGFTDEGGWLTRLLQAKNFDIGAALDTIQYAKQPRPHQP; this is encoded by the exons ATGCAGTGGTTTCCTCGGGGGAAatggatgaagaggatgagacACTGCATGtggaaccagaaccagaaccaggaTCAGGATCAGCCTGGACCCTCCAAACCTGCTGCAGACTGCAGCGCCCCCTCTG CCTCTCAGGCCAACGTGGACTTCCTGAAGAACATCGGCGAGGGCGTTGCAGCCATGTTGAGCCCACTAG GTATTGACGTGGACATCGACGTGGAGCACAAGGGCCAGAGAACGAAGGTGACCCCTGACCCTCAGAGTGTGACCCCTGACCCTCAGAGTGTGACCCCTGACCCTCAGAGTGTAACCCCAGACCCTCAGAGTGGGACCCCC acgcaccagcacccccccccaccaccaccattttttaatacaggtagatcacttggacctgctcattttaaaagtagctcacatgCCAAacaagtgtgggcacccctgacGTACTACATTCTAATTCACGTGACATATTTTCCT GTGTGCAGAGACTCTGATGACGAGTGGACTCACCTGAGCCCCCGAGAGGTCGACCCCTCCACCGGAGAGCTGCAGTCCCTCCAGCCCGAGGACCAGGCTCCCCCGTCGGGACAGCAGGGTCCAACAGGTCTGAGGGAAGCTGCTCTGTACCCTCACCTGCCCCAAG AGGCGGACCCCCGCCTGGTGGAGTCTCTGTCCCTCATGCTGTCGATGGGCTTCACTGATGAAGGCGGCTGGTTGACTCGTCTGCTTCAGGCCAAAAACTTCGACATCGGCGCCGCACTTGACACCATCCAGTACGCCAAACAGCCCCGCCCACACCagccctga